A single Agromyces sp. CF514 DNA region contains:
- a CDS encoding CDP-glycerol glycerophosphotransferase family protein, translating into MGLRRDARRAVKLAKEIMWSRRAQRALGEKLREQAPLEPHRFKIGVYFADGKVNLYQLRQWYAPLAELAETYPVLLLSRASGAALTLVDESPLPVAYVRRVADLEQVVHEQDLHVVFYVNQNAKNFQMMRYGRRWHVFINHGESDKMYMTTNQFKAYDYAFIAGDAARARLDKVLWDYDFDKRAIPIGRPQADHYLDGTELPYTPDEREVVLYAPTWEGDRDAAAYGSIATHGVELVRGLLATGRHRVIYRPHPRSGVVDEAYGAANRQIIQSLAAANAADPSARHVYDDGPSLGWQLAAADVAIVDISAMVYDRLAAGKPLLVTRPANPAAQIDSSGYLQACEWLAVSDAARLVARVDEVAHDAAALERLGFWVERYFGDTTPGVTTARFHAAVEHLMAEWERFAALHAADGEIDEHDEDDDDDLETTA; encoded by the coding sequence GTGGGATTGAGAAGAGATGCGCGCCGCGCCGTCAAGCTGGCCAAAGAGATCATGTGGTCGCGACGGGCGCAGCGTGCTCTGGGCGAGAAGCTCCGAGAGCAGGCGCCGCTCGAACCGCACCGCTTCAAGATCGGCGTGTACTTCGCCGACGGCAAGGTCAACCTGTACCAGTTGCGCCAGTGGTACGCGCCCCTGGCCGAGCTCGCCGAGACGTACCCCGTGCTGCTGCTCAGCCGCGCGTCCGGCGCCGCCCTCACGCTGGTCGACGAGTCCCCGCTGCCGGTCGCGTACGTGCGCCGGGTCGCGGACCTCGAGCAGGTCGTGCACGAGCAGGACCTGCACGTGGTCTTCTACGTCAACCAGAACGCCAAGAACTTCCAGATGATGCGTTACGGGCGCCGCTGGCACGTGTTCATCAACCACGGCGAGTCTGACAAGATGTACATGACCACGAACCAGTTCAAGGCCTACGACTACGCGTTCATCGCGGGCGACGCCGCGCGCGCACGGCTCGACAAGGTGCTCTGGGACTACGACTTCGACAAGCGGGCGATCCCGATCGGGCGCCCGCAGGCCGACCACTACCTCGACGGCACCGAGCTGCCGTACACGCCCGATGAGCGCGAGGTCGTGCTCTACGCGCCGACCTGGGAGGGCGACCGCGACGCCGCCGCCTACGGGTCGATCGCGACCCACGGCGTCGAGCTCGTGCGCGGGCTGCTCGCGACGGGGCGCCACCGGGTCATCTATCGGCCGCACCCGCGTTCGGGCGTGGTCGACGAGGCGTACGGTGCCGCGAACCGGCAGATCATCCAGTCGCTCGCCGCGGCGAACGCGGCCGACCCGTCGGCTCGGCACGTCTACGACGACGGCCCGAGCCTCGGCTGGCAGCTCGCCGCGGCCGACGTCGCGATCGTCGACATCTCGGCGATGGTCTACGACCGGCTCGCGGCCGGAAAGCCCCTGCTCGTCACGCGTCCGGCGAACCCCGCGGCGCAGATCGACTCGAGCGGCTACCTGCAGGCGTGCGAGTGGCTCGCGGTGTCGGATGCGGCGCGTCTCGTCGCCCGCGTCGACGAGGTCGCGCACGATGCGGCGGCCCTCGAGCGTCTCGGGTTCTGGGTAGAGCGCTACTTCGGCGACACGACGCCCGGCGTCACGACCGCGCGCTTCCACGCAGCAGTCGAGCACCTCATGGCCGAGTGGGAGCGGTTCGCGGCCCTGCACGCCGCAGACGGCGAGATCGACGAACACGACGAGGACGACGACGACGACCTCGAGACGACGGCGTAG